TCAATCAGGCCCACTTTGTGTACCACAGAGCTGGCACCTGCAGCAGGCGCGGTGCCTTGTGCAGACGCTGTCTCAGTGACACACGTAAAACAGCCTGCGATGGCAATAACTGTAGCTGAAGCAATAAATTTTTTCACGACCGAAGCACTCCTTTGCAGAATGGACCACTCTCCGTAGTGGCGATCAAACGAATTAGAATTTCTCTTGATTTGGAAAACGAAACTGTACCCAGCCTCTTAGATTGACAATTTCGCGATCGAAGTCTTTTTGGAAATGTGACTTTACTTTCATGATACAGCTGAAATCATGTCATATGAGACAGCGAACCATACTGAGAGAACGATAATTTTGCATAGATTGGATTTTACGTCAATACGAAAAAGTGAGCATTTGCATTCATTTTCAGATCGATGCCCATTCCCCGCTCATTCAATCTCCACTTTTTGCCATTAATCTTCTCAGTAAATTTCAGACGCCCTCGCTCTGCTTCGTTTTTGGCCTTGCCATATAATTTGTTTTTGATTATTAAACGCTCCTCTTTCAACTTCTCTACCGAGACCTTTCCCCTCTATTGAATCCACTTCGATTCGAATAATCTGAACATTTCTGTTGAATTAATCACATTCGACAACTCATAAATACTTTTCAAATGGGCTGTTTATAGTCAGCACGGAGGCTTATTCCATGTGTCCGTTAGACCGCTGGATTCTGACACCTTTATTAATCACAGGGCTCTTACTCAGTCTTGCTGACGATAGTATTGCGGCGAAACGTACTTTTCCCTACGACGCTGTCGTCAATGCGGAAGAAGCGCTGGTGCGCAGTGGGAATGGAACCCGCTATTATCCAACCATGAAACTCAAAAAGGGAAACCCCGTCACCGTGCATCGTCATGATCCGGGTGGCTGGTTCATGATTTCTCCTCCCCAGGGAAGTTTCAGCTGGATTCGCGCAGAACACGTGCAAAAAACAGGAAATCAAACAGGGCGAGTCATTGAAAATGGTGTGGTGGTTCGCGTAGGAAGCTCTTTTAGTGAATCACGGGATGTCGAGCAGATTCGACTTTCTAAAAATGATGAAGTGACGATTCTGGGCAGCAAAAATGTTCCTACCGAATTTGGGAATGTGCTGATGTACCAGATTAAACCACCTACGGGAGAATGGCGCTGGATTGAAGGGCATCTGATTATCCCGACTGACCAGTATCTACCTGGAAAAACGGTACCCGTTCCCGTCGATCAACCCATTGCAGTCAATCAAAATGACCCTTTCAGTCAGGGCAATTCACTCAACAAATCGCTTGCTCCCAAGCAGGAAATGATCAAAACCCCCACCGATGGCTCAGCCCGTCGCAGTGTTCCGGAAGAAGAGCAGATGGCTGCTGCTAAAGATGCGATCAAAACGATCGACACTCAGTTCCGTGCCATGATCGAAGCAGAACCAACTGCCTGGGACTTAAATGGGCTGGAACAGGATTACAAAACCCTGCAACAGGAAATCAAACATCCTGCGATTGCCAGCAAAATTGATCTGCGGATTGAAGCCGTGAATCGTTATCGAAAAGTTCAATCCGAGTACCAGGATTTTCTGAAGCTGGCTGAAGAAACCAGTAAACGCGATGCGGAACTGGTTTCAATGGCTCCGGAACAGAATAAAACAAGCCGGTATCCCACTCCCGATACAACCATTACACCTGGTTCAGAATCATTGCTGCCGCCGACTCCAGAACCAGCCTCAGAACCGACTGCACCCACTCAACCACTGACGCCACTGCCACAACCCAGTGCGCCTCAGCCTTCAATACCACAACCGGGGGCGATACAGCAGCCAGCTCCATCTGCCCAACCACAGTTCTCTGGTGCAGGAATCGTTCGCCGGTTAAGGAATGTTCGTCAGGGAATGCCCACGCATGCACTGACTGCCCCGAATGGACAGTTCCTGGCCTATCTGCAGCCGGTCTCACCACAAATCAACCTGGACGCTGCCATCGGACGCCCTGTCGGCGTTACCGGAAAACGCTGGTTCCGCAATGATTTACGCGGAGAATACATCCTGGTTGAATCCATGATGCCCGTCCGACTGCAGGCAGCTCCGGTTCCACGTCAATAATTGACCGCGTCCCAATTCACACGCTGAAAACAGAAACAGCCCTCTGCTCACCGGGAACAGAGGGCTGTTTTATTTTCATCAGGCGGAAACTTAAACCATTTCTTCTGTGCCTGCTGCCTTGGCAACGTCTTCTTCTGTGAGTTCCTTTTTAGGATCGTCTTTAAACAGGATCAGGAAGATCACCATAATCACGAATGCGGTTGCTGCAGGAATAATCCAGAATTCTTTCCAGTTGAGTAACCTTTCAGCCCCTTCACCCGTAACAATCTCGTTTTTCAGTAAGCCCATGACTTGCGCCCCGATCAGCATTCCAAACCCCTGTGTCGCCAGGACCAGGAAGCCCTGTGCCTGGGCACGAATAGAGGGACCTGCCTTTTGTTCCACATAGATCTGGCCTGTCACAAAGAAGAAGTCATAACAGATACCGTGCAACACAATTCCGGAAATAATCATCCAGTAAACGGCTTCCGAAGCTCCCGCTGCAAAGAATGCGTAACGCAGCACCCAGGCGAACATGCCAAACAACAGCATGCGTTTAACACCCAGGAATTTGAAGAAGAACGGCATCAATAACATAAACAGAATTTCTGACATCTGGCCGAATGTCATCTCAAATGCGGGATCCGCTATATTGGCATCTCCGACAAACATCGGTGCAAAATTATAATAGGAGGCCAATGGAATGCAGATTAATAGTGAGCTCGCCATGAATACGAGGAATGATCGGTCCTTGAGGAGCGCCAGAGAGTCCAGGCCCAGAATATCGCGGACAGAAATTGCCTTTCCTTTGGAAGGCGGCGGAGTATGTGGCAGCGTCAGGCTGTAAATCCCCAGCAGAACTGCCGCTCCTCCAGCGACATAAAACTGATTTGGAAGAGTATCGGCGTGCATGAACTTACTGACAATAATTCCAGCAATAATCCAGCCGATGGTCCCGAAAACCCGAATCAGTGGGAACCAGACCTGCTGATTCTTCAAATGTGAGAAGGCGATCGTATTCGTCAGACCCAAAGTAGGCATGTAACATAACATATGAACCAGCAAAAGCAGAATGAATGCAGTACTACCTTCTACGATTGGTTCGGCTGCGTTGGGATCATATACAATCACACTCGGAGCATAAGCCAATACCACCCCGCCAATCACTAACAATAATGCCAGAACGCGTTCTGAAGAAAAGAATCGATCCGCCACCATTCCTAACACAAAAGGAGAGATAATTGCAGCAATGGGGCCTACGGTATACGCCCAATGCGTTATACTTTCCATCCCATGCGCCTTCATGTAGTTGCCCACGGTCACATACCAGGCCCCCCACACGAAGAACTCGAGAAACATCATGATGGAAAGTCGAATACCTATAACGACTGGCGATTGCTGCGATGACATGTTGGGCTGGCCCTTCTTCTGATCTGTGGCGTATTACCGTGAGCTCTGAATCAATGATCGCTACGATCATGTCCCGAAAATACAAATCAGGCAAGTATAAAGGGATTCACTCCCGCGAATTTCTCCTGAAAGATCCCAGATCGTCACCTGGAATTGTCTCAGCCGCCTCATGTTACTCTCGCTGTACCTTTGCTTTTGCAACAGGCACTGGTTTCGCCTGATCGTCAACATCTCTCAACCAGCGTAGGGAGATGAAGTTGGCTTGATGAAATACAGCCAGGCTCTCAACTTTATATTATGCTGTATCTCATTTTTATATATAGACTTAAGGACCTATAGTTCAAACAATCCAGAATTTATCCATATTTTATATTCAACTCACATTAACATTCATGGAATAATCGCTACAATCCCATCTATCCGAATAATCGTTAGAATCGGCACAGGCGGAACTCACTCTCACCTCACTCTCAATTAAAATGTCACCACTTTCTTGAGAGGTCTGTTATGAATCTGTTGAAAAATTTCTGGTACGATGAAGCTGGTTTAGTAATGTCAGCTGAACTGGTCGTACTCGGTACTGTAGGAGTCCTGGGTGCTACCGTTGGGTTAAGTGCGGCTTCAACCGCGATTAATGATGAAATGGTTGAGTTCAGCGAGGCAATTCGCAGCCTCAATCAGAGCTACCACATCGAAGGGCACCAAAACTGCCGCGCCTGGTCGGCTGCTTCCTCTTATCGTCAGCAGGATGTTGCTGTTTCACTCGCGGACCTGTGTGGTCAGATCGAAGAAGCAGAAGGAACTGTCGATAAGCGTTCCCACCTGAAACGACAGGCACCCCCCAAATCCAAAGAGCTGCGCAAAAAAATGGAAGCAAAGAAGAAAAAAAATAAAGAGAAGAAAAAGAAGAACGAAGCCTGATCAGCTGGAACTACAGACAGCTTGAAACAAAAAAGCCCTCTTCGAGTCAACTCAGAGAGGGCTTTTTCAATTAGACTGTGTCCACAGTTTAACTGTAGCGTCTCCAGAGCCGTTTGAACCGAGTATAATAGATTGAGCGACACTTTAGTTAAATGTAATGCGCGCTAGCTGTTTTCAGTGACTCTGATTCCACTCGTCAACCTGCTGCAACACTTTAATCACCGCCTTCAACGGGTCAAGTGCTTCTGCCTCGAACCGGTAGGACACTCGCGGATTGTGCGGTGGCGAATAGGTACAGCTGAATAAAAATTCGTCAGGGCGGATACCAGGTTTGAGACTATAATCGCGAATTCCCAGCTCATTCAATTTTTGGACAGCGGCACTCCAGGTAGCTGAATCTCGTCGCAACATCGTTTCTGCACGCTGCCGAAATTGCTGATCGATGACTTTCCTCTGTGGGACTTCTGCCTGTGAAGGTGTCGGTGTATTCTGATCAAATGGATTCGTTACAGTGTTAAGCTGTTGAACCCCGCCTTGATTGAAGGGATTCTGTGAGCTTGTTGCATCGGGCTGGTTTTCAAATGATGCCTGTCGGATTGGATTGCCGCCCTGTGGCTGACGCTGTTCCAGATCAGGCGATGTGAGTCCCGTCATTTTTTGATCGGGCTCCCTCTGAGCAGGAGCCGAATCCAGTTGCCAGCCTTCCAAAGCTCCTGCGGGAGGCAACCATTCTTCACCCTGCTTATGCCCGTTCTGAGTGGAAGCAGCTTCACCAAACGGATTCCGCATACCAGAATCTGCCTTACCGGATCGGTCCGCTAAAGAGGATTCATGCCCTAAATCAATTTCATGCGATGAGGCATCGAACGAGATTTCTTCAAACGGGGACCGGGTAGAATCTTCGTTTTCGAAGAGCTCATTTTCATTGAGAGCCGACTTTTTAACGGGAGCGATTTCCGGAATACCGAAAATTGCCAGCATCGGTACTGCGACCAGAGGTATCAGTACGAGCAGCGTTGAAAAAAAGTCATTTGATTTGGAGCGCATTTGCGTTTCTCCTCCATGTTCGCAATCACGCTATCGGAAACTATCCGATTTGAACAATGGGAACAATCCTTGTTCTCAATGCTTGGTTACCAGAAACCATCTTGGCCAACCACATTTCCCAATCACTCAATGGCCTGTCCCAGGCTCGATTACAACCTGGGAATCTGTTGAGTGATTGATGTCTGAACCAAACGGACCGTTGAAAAAACAATACGAGCCGACTGGTTCAGGGGTGCGGATCATACAGAAAGACCGTAATTGGAACAATTGAACTTTAGCGAATTCTCTTCTTTTCAGGAAATCTACTCAAAAACTCCTGTTTCATACCCCCCCCCTCAACTGTTAAAATGGGTCAGCAGGTCACCTTGGAAAACATAAATGGTACGCATCGCAATAATGCGACAAGTCAATTTGAAGAATCTGTCTTGACAATTTATAAAAAAACAGAGAGAACACGCGATCTAATTGATTACGGTTTGTCTTGAGGTTCGATCTAATACTATAGCATCAAGTCAAAATACAGATTGGATCTGTGTTCGGCATTCATTCAAAAGACCTTATCATTTCACTGCAGAAAACCCCTCAGCGGTTTCGTAAATCTGTGTGGTCTATATTTCTTACTGGTTTTAGACAGTTTTTCCGCTAACAGTGCTCAGCCGGAAATCAGTCCAAAGCAAGTGGATTTCGACAAAGGGAGTCACGGAATTCAATGGTTAAACAGCACTCTTACTTACAAAATACAGTTCTGGTCCGCCAGACAAAGAAGTTCGTTGCCATCGCAGGAGTTCTGGCTCTGACAGCAACTGCCTGCCTGACACAGGCGAGCCCTCTACAGGCACAGTCAGATCATGCTCTTGATCCTGCAATTCGCCTGGCGATGAAGAGCTACGAATCAACGGCGGAAGTGAAAGACTTCCAGGGAACCTTTATTAAACGTGAAAAGGTAGGCCGCAAAATGCAGGCTACCCAGACGATGGCGATCAAGTTTCGCGAGAAACCACTGAGTGTCTATCTGGGTTTCCAGCAACCACACGCCGGCCGGGAAGTCATCTATTTCCATGGACGAAATGGAAATCAGATTCTCGCTCATGAAACAGGCATCAAAGGACTCGTCGGAACTGTCTCTCTGCAACCCAACAGTCCACAGGCAATGGATGAGAGCCGTTACCCGATCACAACGATCGGCATTCGTAAAATGCTGTATCAGATCTTGAAACAATGGAAAGAAGAGCGAGCCGTCGATGCAGGCGTTGCCGTTAAATATTTCCCGGACGCCAAGCTCGGTAACATGCAGTGCAAAGTTCTGCAGACCAGCTACCCGCAGCAGAAACAGGGTATCCGCTTCCAGATGACAAGACTCTATATCGACAAAGCAACAAATTTGCCCGTCCGTGTCGAACAATATGACTGGCCTACCAGAAAAAACAGCCAGCCGGAATTAGTCGAAGAATACACCTACACCAACATCCGCACTAACGTCGGATTAAGTGATGCTGACTTCGATCCTAAAAATCCTGGTTACAATTTCTAAGCTCAATATTAAACATCACTAATAAATCAAAAGCCGAAGACTTGGTTTCAGTCTTCGGCTTTTTTATTGTGATTGCATCGCATTTCCTTTCTGAGAATCATCAGAACAAGTTGCAAGTGCCTCTTTTGCATTGATATAATCAGATATTCTCATATGTTTTTATCTGATGTCCTTTTACTTCTGTCCTCACAGAATATTGATTGCCAACCAGCATTCCTCGTTCAATCGACGTATCAGATAAAATGCCACCAATTTGATCTTATTTCATCGAACTGCCAAGGAGCCCAGAATGAGTGAAGCGCCCCAGAATGTCTCATCCCGCCGCGATTTTTTAAAGAACTCCAGTAAACTCGCAGCCGGGGCTTCTGTCTTAGCCGGTACGTCGATCCCCCATGTCTATGCTGCTGATGACAGCACCATTAAAATTGCGCTGGTTGGATGCGGCGGTCGCGGAACAGGAGCTGCTGCCAATGCGCTCTCCACTACCAGCGGACCGATTAAACTGGTCGCGATGGCCGACGTCTTCGATCATCGACTCAATGTCAGTTACAAGAGTCTTAAAAAACAGTTTGATGATAAAGTTGATGTTCCTGATGATCAGAAATTTATTGGCTTCGATGGTTATGAAAAAGCCATTAGCTGCCTGGGACCGGGAGACGTCGTACTACTCGTGACTCCTCCTGCATTTCGCTGGGTGCAGTTCGGTTACGCCATCGAAAAAGGCATCAACGTCTTCATGGAAAAACCCATCACCGTAGATGGCCCCAGTACCCGCAAGATGCTTGAGCTTGCCAAAAAATCAGAAGAGAAAAACCTGAAGGTCGGCGTCGGCCTGATGTGCCGTCACTGCAAAGCGCGTCAGGAACTTCACGATCGAATCAAAGATGGTCAGATCGGCGACATACTGGAACTTCGAGCCTACCGCATGGCCGGCCCGACTGGTTCTGCAGCCACAGGACCCAAACCGGAAAACATGAGCAGCGAACTGCTGTATCAGATCTCCCGGTTCCACGGCTTCCTCTGGGCCAGTGGTGGCGGCTTCAGCGATTTCCTCATCCATAACATCGACGAAAGCTGCTGGATGAAAGATGCGTGGCCCGTTCAGGCCGATGGTTCCGGTGGACGTCACTATCGTGGCGACAATGTCGACCAGAACTTCGACAGCTACAGCGTGGAATACACATTCGCAGATGGCACCAAAATGTTCCTGCGGGGTCGAACCATTCCCGGCTGTCGCCAGAAATTTGCCAGCTTCGCACACGGTACTAAAGGGTTGGCCGTTATCTCAACCTCAGCCCACCACCCTGCGAAATCGCGGATTTACAAAGGCTATAACGAAACCGATGAAAACCTGGTCTGGGCTTACCCGCAGCCGGAACCCAACCCGTATCAGGTTGAATGGGAAGATTTGATCAACGCCATTCGTAACGATCAGCCTTACAACGAAGTGCGACGGGGAGCGGAAGCCAGTCTGGTGACTTCAATGGGCCGCATGGCGGCTCATACCGGTCAGATCGTGACCTACGACGAAATGCTGAACTGCAAACAGGAATTTGCTCCGGATGTCGATAAACTGACGATGGATTCACCAGCGCCCGTTATTGCCCGCGCTGATGGTTCTTACCCCGTACCTTTGCCCGGGATTCTCAAAAATCGTGAGTATTAGAGCGCATCACATTTAACCATAGCGTCTCTCAATCTAGTATACTCGGTCCAAATGGCCTTGGAGACGCTACAGTAAAACTGGACACAGTCTAA
The sequence above is a segment of the Gimesia algae genome. Coding sequences within it:
- a CDS encoding nucleoside permease; this translates as MSSQQSPVVIGIRLSIMMFLEFFVWGAWYVTVGNYMKAHGMESITHWAYTVGPIAAIISPFVLGMVADRFFSSERVLALLLVIGGVVLAYAPSVIVYDPNAAEPIVEGSTAFILLLLVHMLCYMPTLGLTNTIAFSHLKNQQVWFPLIRVFGTIGWIIAGIIVSKFMHADTLPNQFYVAGGAAVLLGIYSLTLPHTPPPSKGKAISVRDILGLDSLALLKDRSFLVFMASSLLICIPLASYYNFAPMFVGDANIADPAFEMTFGQMSEILFMLLMPFFFKFLGVKRMLLFGMFAWVLRYAFFAAGASEAVYWMIISGIVLHGICYDFFFVTGQIYVEQKAGPSIRAQAQGFLVLATQGFGMLIGAQVMGLLKNEIVTGEGAERLLNWKEFWIIPAATAFVIMVIFLILFKDDPKKELTEEDVAKAAGTEEMV
- a CDS encoding DUF1571 domain-containing protein, translated to MVKQHSYLQNTVLVRQTKKFVAIAGVLALTATACLTQASPLQAQSDHALDPAIRLAMKSYESTAEVKDFQGTFIKREKVGRKMQATQTMAIKFREKPLSVYLGFQQPHAGREVIYFHGRNGNQILAHETGIKGLVGTVSLQPNSPQAMDESRYPITTIGIRKMLYQILKQWKEERAVDAGVAVKYFPDAKLGNMQCKVLQTSYPQQKQGIRFQMTRLYIDKATNLPVRVEQYDWPTRKNSQPELVEEYTYTNIRTNVGLSDADFDPKNPGYNF
- a CDS encoding Gfo/Idh/MocA family protein; this translates as MSEAPQNVSSRRDFLKNSSKLAAGASVLAGTSIPHVYAADDSTIKIALVGCGGRGTGAAANALSTTSGPIKLVAMADVFDHRLNVSYKSLKKQFDDKVDVPDDQKFIGFDGYEKAISCLGPGDVVLLVTPPAFRWVQFGYAIEKGINVFMEKPITVDGPSTRKMLELAKKSEEKNLKVGVGLMCRHCKARQELHDRIKDGQIGDILELRAYRMAGPTGSAATGPKPENMSSELLYQISRFHGFLWASGGGFSDFLIHNIDESCWMKDAWPVQADGSGGRHYRGDNVDQNFDSYSVEYTFADGTKMFLRGRTIPGCRQKFASFAHGTKGLAVISTSAHHPAKSRIYKGYNETDENLVWAYPQPEPNPYQVEWEDLINAIRNDQPYNEVRRGAEASLVTSMGRMAAHTGQIVTYDEMLNCKQEFAPDVDKLTMDSPAPVIARADGSYPVPLPGILKNREY